In a genomic window of Vicinamibacteria bacterium:
- a CDS encoding YqgE/AlgH family protein translates to MRILKLALVLAIASPAFAEVDPDKGVFLVARPKIDGGPFAHSVVLILAHGDGGTLGVIVNRASDVPLEEALPDLQSKRKPGHSLHFGGPVGLDGLLFLFRSDEPHEGADQVMDHVYYSGGRNVLETLLDENMGPEELRVFLGHAGWAPGQLRAEIARGDWDLVRADAFTVFQKDPKTLWLELSPSSRTTADS, encoded by the coding sequence ATGCGAATCCTCAAATTGGCGCTGGTGTTGGCGATCGCTAGCCCGGCGTTCGCCGAGGTAGACCCCGACAAGGGAGTCTTCCTCGTCGCGAGACCGAAGATCGATGGGGGTCCGTTTGCGCACAGCGTCGTGTTGATTCTCGCCCACGGGGATGGCGGGACCCTTGGCGTCATCGTCAATCGAGCGAGCGATGTCCCTCTCGAGGAAGCCCTTCCCGATTTGCAGAGTAAACGAAAGCCGGGGCATTCTCTTCACTTCGGGGGTCCGGTAGGACTCGACGGACTCCTCTTTCTCTTCCGCAGCGATGAGCCTCACGAGGGCGCCGACCAGGTCATGGACCATGTCTACTATTCCGGCGGTCGCAACGTCCTCGAGACCCTTCTGGACGAGAACATGGGGCCCGAAGAGCTCAGAGTCTTCCTCGGTCACGCGGGTTGGGCTCCCGGCCAGCTTCGTGCCGAGATCGCGCGCGGCGACTGGGACCTCGTCCGCGCCGACGCCTTCACCGTGTTCCAGAAAGACCCGAAGACCCTTTGGCTCGAGCTCTCTCCGTCCAGCCGGACCACCGCGGATTCCTAA
- a CDS encoding S8 family serine peptidase, whose protein sequence is MNRGVRVGVVDSGINPRHPHVGSVAGGVGIRVRDGRVELDENWQDLLGHGTAVAATIRGHAPEAALFSIRIFRRRLDAHVEALVRAIEWAADNGLDIVSSSLGCVSRECQPELERIVHGSGLTIVSAASIQGEPSTLGAIPGVLAVAADPRFADDQILYRDGVFYTSPWARSLGELPKERNFHGTSLAVAHVSGAIAALLGARSMKPTELRAEFRALCTSGGPRTSEVSAGSAGGGATASRSNLR, encoded by the coding sequence GTGAATCGAGGGGTTCGTGTGGGCGTCGTGGACAGTGGGATCAATCCACGCCATCCTCACGTGGGCTCGGTCGCCGGTGGCGTAGGCATCCGCGTTCGGGACGGCCGCGTCGAGCTCGACGAAAACTGGCAGGACCTCTTGGGCCATGGCACGGCGGTGGCGGCCACCATCCGTGGACACGCCCCCGAGGCCGCCCTCTTCTCGATCCGGATCTTCCGTCGTCGACTCGATGCGCACGTCGAGGCGCTGGTACGCGCGATCGAATGGGCAGCCGATAACGGACTCGATATCGTGAGCTCGTCTCTCGGCTGCGTGAGCCGGGAGTGCCAGCCCGAGCTCGAGCGCATCGTACATGGATCCGGGCTGACGATCGTTTCCGCCGCGTCGATTCAGGGCGAGCCCTCGACTCTCGGCGCGATCCCGGGAGTCTTGGCGGTGGCGGCGGACCCGAGGTTCGCCGACGACCAGATCCTTTATCGCGACGGTGTTTTCTACACCTCGCCCTGGGCGCGCTCTCTCGGCGAGCTGCCGAAGGAGAGAAACTTCCATGGCACGAGCCTGGCCGTAGCCCACGTTAGCGGGGCGATCGCGGCACTCCTCGGGGCGCGGTCGATGAAGCCAACCGAGCTCCGCGCGGAGTTTCGCGCTCTCTGCACGTCCGGTGGGCCGAGGACGTCCGAGGTTTCGGCCGGAAGCGCCGGTGGCGGAGCCACGGCTTCGCGTTCTAATCTAAGATGA